The Breoghania sp. genome has a segment encoding these proteins:
- a CDS encoding porin, which yields MTTKLVLAAAAAGMFTAAGAQAADLPVAPEPVNYVRVCDAYGSGFFYLPGTETCLRVSGGMRVEFRFRDFADDGNSNWGTRDGNATTTRARAYTRFDSRTATEYGLLRTYVDLWFTGDSGGSTTPTVTLKNGFIQFGGFTFGRVGNGFFDFYTGDAWGSMQDQGFSDHESTVFAYTYGFGNGVSASLSIEDATFSRGQLANGFDADGNVVDAFGGHKLPDLVANVRIDQGWGAAQVMGAVHQVNGGNTVQDSAVGWALGAGVTFNLPMIAPKDSVSFQAAYAQGAAQYVSSNLDLDGVVKGGNTVDTTTAWGIGGGFKHYWTSQLSSGFSASYASLEAYGRTYDVDQWSVQGNLAWQPVSGFLMGVELEYLNETYDRPSANLQDDDDLVGMFRVQRMF from the coding sequence ATGACAACAAAGCTTGTTCTTGCGGCCGCAGCGGCTGGCATGTTCACTGCAGCTGGCGCCCAGGCGGCCGACCTGCCGGTCGCCCCTGAGCCGGTCAACTATGTCCGCGTCTGTGACGCTTACGGTTCGGGGTTCTTCTACCTCCCCGGCACCGAGACCTGCCTGCGTGTCAGCGGTGGCATGCGCGTTGAGTTCCGTTTCCGCGACTTCGCTGACGACGGCAACTCGAACTGGGGCACCCGTGACGGCAACGCCACGACGACCCGCGCTCGTGCCTACACCCGTTTCGACAGCCGTACGGCAACCGAATACGGCCTGCTGCGCACCTATGTGGACCTGTGGTTCACCGGTGATTCCGGCGGCTCCACGACCCCGACCGTGACGCTGAAGAACGGCTTCATCCAGTTCGGCGGCTTCACCTTCGGTCGCGTCGGAAACGGCTTCTTCGACTTCTACACCGGCGACGCCTGGGGCTCCATGCAGGACCAGGGCTTCTCCGATCACGAGTCGACGGTCTTTGCTTACACCTACGGCTTCGGCAACGGTGTGTCCGCGTCGCTCTCCATCGAAGACGCCACCTTCTCCCGCGGCCAGCTTGCCAATGGCTTCGATGCCGATGGCAACGTGGTTGACGCCTTCGGCGGTCACAAGCTTCCCGATCTGGTCGCCAACGTGCGCATCGATCAGGGTTGGGGCGCTGCCCAGGTCATGGGTGCGGTTCACCAGGTCAATGGCGGCAACACCGTTCAGGATTCGGCCGTGGGCTGGGCCCTGGGTGCTGGCGTGACCTTCAACCTGCCGATGATCGCCCCCAAGGACAGCGTGTCCTTCCAGGCTGCCTATGCTCAGGGTGCGGCACAGTACGTGTCGTCGAACCTGGACCTCGATGGCGTCGTCAAGGGCGGCAACACGGTCGATACCACGACCGCATGGGGCATCGGTGGTGGCTTCAAGCACTACTGGACCAGCCAGCTGAGCTCCGGCTTCTCCGCGAGCTACGCTTCGCTTGAAGCTTACGGCCGGACCTACGACGTTGATCAGTGGTCTGTTCAGGGTAACCTCGCCTGGCAGCCGGTTTCCGGCTTCCTGATGGGTGTCGAACTCGAGTACCTCAACGAGACCTACGACCGTCCGTCTGCGAACCTGCAGGACGACGACGATCTGGTCGGCATGTTCCGCGTTCAGCGCATGTTCTAA
- a CDS encoding lytic transglycosylase domain-containing protein, producing the protein MANAFRHVLSSNHSGSTFPLRRALRREPLLVLMLSASLAAQSFLSPAFAFDPSGTVPRPKPQGEAFSPAPVTASGAIANLVGGAAPVPDRKPDSTGAIGYASATASAPAYRAPPPRNSPLMSEDEDDADMVGVSAPDSTGSVATLKTALDAIGKRDIASAIAIRNKMPASLDRRIIDWRLIVSGDPAIPSSFITSFAAEAPHWPNAKLMRRRAEVAFSREKPASSIILSAYRDAGPISFTGKIAYARALLDKRRNNEAARIIREIWHTETLEKSSQRLILNEFGTLLRKADHDRRMEMLLYKERVNEASELAKRLGSAERAYVKARGAVIRRQKDQKKLMDAVPRSQRARAGYIFARIQMLRRADKDREAIQLMLKAPTKATDLVNADEWWIERRLESRMALELGDARAAYMIAANHGAVSPAKYAEAEFHAGWYALRFMNDARRAEPHFQNIARIGTTPITISRAQYWIGRAQEAQGKQQAARASFQQAAVFGSTYYGQLARTRLGMAQAAVPASPRPTQADRSAFERNELVHAIRRIHKADRMGDATLLFRTLALTLPTAGQAALLTDLAEKTGTHQLALMVGKLAAGRNNESAPLAFPTSAIPSKARISAVEKPMVYAIARQESAFNPQAKSHAGALGLLQLMPGTAKATARKAGLRYSKSALTADPAYNARLGAEHLAELMEEFNGSYIMTFAAYNAGRSRVYEWIERFGDPRSPKVDAIDWVERIPFTETRNYVQRITENLQVYRARIDGKGLNIAADLKRGAPR; encoded by the coding sequence ATGGCCAATGCTTTCCGCCATGTATTGTCTTCCAATCATTCCGGCAGCACGTTCCCGCTGCGGCGGGCGCTCCGGCGCGAGCCTTTGCTCGTGCTCATGCTGTCGGCAAGTCTCGCGGCACAATCCTTCCTGTCACCGGCCTTCGCATTCGACCCGTCAGGCACGGTGCCGCGCCCGAAGCCTCAAGGCGAAGCATTTTCTCCCGCGCCGGTCACAGCTTCTGGCGCCATCGCCAACCTGGTGGGCGGCGCAGCCCCCGTGCCGGATCGCAAACCCGACTCCACCGGCGCGATCGGCTATGCCTCCGCCACAGCATCGGCACCCGCCTATCGCGCACCGCCCCCCCGGAACTCCCCGCTCATGTCGGAAGACGAGGATGACGCCGATATGGTCGGCGTCTCTGCCCCCGACAGCACAGGCTCCGTCGCGACCCTGAAAACGGCACTGGATGCGATCGGCAAGCGTGACATCGCCTCCGCGATCGCGATCCGCAACAAGATGCCCGCTTCACTCGACCGTCGCATCATTGACTGGCGACTGATCGTGTCCGGCGATCCGGCGATTCCGTCCTCCTTCATCACCAGTTTTGCCGCCGAGGCCCCGCACTGGCCCAACGCGAAGCTGATGCGGCGCCGCGCGGAGGTTGCCTTCTCGCGCGAGAAGCCCGCGTCCTCCATCATTCTCTCCGCCTACCGCGATGCCGGCCCGATCAGCTTTACCGGCAAGATCGCCTATGCCCGCGCCCTCCTCGACAAGCGTCGCAACAACGAGGCCGCCCGTATCATCCGGGAAATCTGGCATACCGAGACGCTGGAAAAGTCCTCCCAACGGCTGATCCTGAACGAATTTGGCACGCTCCTTCGCAAGGCGGATCATGACCGCCGGATGGAGATGCTTCTTTACAAGGAGCGGGTGAACGAGGCTTCCGAACTGGCGAAACGGCTGGGCTCTGCGGAGCGTGCCTATGTGAAGGCGCGCGGTGCCGTCATCCGCCGTCAAAAGGACCAGAAGAAGCTGATGGACGCAGTGCCGCGCTCCCAGCGCGCGCGTGCCGGTTACATATTTGCCCGCATCCAGATGCTGCGTCGCGCCGACAAGGACCGCGAAGCCATCCAGCTGATGCTCAAAGCCCCCACCAAGGCGACCGACCTGGTCAACGCAGATGAATGGTGGATCGAGCGCAGACTTGAATCGCGCATGGCGCTGGAGCTGGGTGATGCCCGCGCCGCCTACATGATCGCGGCCAATCACGGCGCGGTCTCGCCCGCCAAATATGCCGAAGCGGAATTCCATGCGGGCTGGTATGCCCTGCGCTTCATGAACGATGCCCGGCGCGCAGAGCCCCATTTCCAGAACATCGCACGGATCGGCACCACCCCGATCACCATTTCGCGGGCACAGTACTGGATCGGCAGGGCACAGGAGGCCCAGGGAAAGCAGCAGGCGGCCCGCGCCTCCTTCCAGCAGGCGGCTGTTTTCGGCTCCACCTATTATGGCCAGCTTGCCCGCACCCGCCTTGGCATGGCGCAGGCCGCTGTGCCCGCCTCTCCGCGCCCGACACAGGCCGACCGTTCGGCCTTCGAGCGCAACGAACTGGTCCACGCCATCCGCCGTATTCACAAGGCTGACCGGATGGGAGATGCCACGCTCCTGTTCCGCACACTCGCCCTGACCCTTCCCACGGCGGGCCAGGCGGCCCTGCTCACGGATCTCGCCGAAAAGACCGGCACACACCAGCTCGCCCTGATGGTTGGCAAGCTGGCTGCCGGACGCAACAACGAGTCCGCCCCGCTCGCCTTCCCCACATCCGCGATCCCGTCAAAAGCGCGCATCTCCGCGGTCGAAAAGCCGATGGTCTATGCGATTGCACGTCAGGAAAGTGCCTTCAACCCCCAGGCTAAAAGCCATGCAGGTGCACTTGGCCTGCTCCAGCTCATGCCCGGCACCGCCAAGGCGACGGCCCGAAAGGCAGGCCTGCGATACTCCAAGAGTGCCCTCACTGCCGACCCCGCCTATAACGCAAGGCTGGGCGCGGAACACCTGGCGGAGCTGATGGAAGAGTTCAACGGCTCCTACATCATGACGTTTGCCGCCTACAATGCCGGGCGCAGCCGGGTCTATGAATGGATTGAGCGCTTCGGAGACCCTCGGTCACCGAAAGTCGACGCGATCGATTGGGTTGAACGCATCCCCTTCACCGAGACGCGCAACTACGTTCAGCGCATCACCGAAAACTTGCAGGTCTACCGCGCCCGCATCGACGGTAAGGGCCTGAATATCGCTGCCGACCTCAAACGCGGCGCCCCGCGCTGA
- the dapA gene encoding 4-hydroxy-tetrahydrodipicolinate synthase has protein sequence MFKGSIPALVTPFHNGSVDEKRFQDFVDWQIKEGSHGLVPVGTTGESPTLSHDEHKRVVQLCVEAADGRVPVIAGAGSNNTVEAIELAQAAEASGASAVLVVTPYYNKPSQEGLYRHYKAINDAISIPIIIYNIPPRSVIDMKTETMARLFVDCKNITGVKDATANLTRVSDQREAMGAGFNQLSGEDATALAFMAHGGHGCISVTANVAPKLCSQFQEACLAGDFAKALAFQDRLMPLHRAMFLEPSPGGAKYALSLLGKVDDELRLPLISVSEETQVRIRKAMVHAGLID, from the coding sequence ATGTTCAAGGGATCTATTCCGGCACTCGTCACACCGTTCCATAACGGATCGGTCGACGAGAAAAGGTTTCAGGATTTCGTGGACTGGCAGATTAAAGAGGGTTCCCATGGGCTTGTGCCGGTGGGAACGACCGGAGAATCGCCCACGCTTTCCCATGATGAGCACAAGCGCGTCGTGCAGCTTTGCGTGGAAGCCGCGGATGGTCGTGTGCCCGTGATTGCGGGGGCGGGGTCCAACAACACGGTTGAGGCGATCGAGCTTGCGCAGGCTGCTGAGGCCTCCGGTGCGAGTGCGGTGCTTGTTGTGACGCCCTATTACAACAAGCCCAGCCAGGAAGGCCTTTATCGGCACTACAAGGCGATCAACGACGCGATCTCTATTCCGATCATCATCTACAACATCCCGCCGCGTTCCGTGATCGACATGAAGACGGAAACGATGGCGCGGCTGTTTGTCGACTGCAAGAACATCACCGGCGTGAAGGACGCGACCGCCAATCTCACGCGGGTCAGCGACCAGCGCGAGGCGATGGGAGCGGGGTTCAACCAGCTTTCCGGTGAAGACGCGACCGCACTGGCCTTCATGGCCCATGGTGGTCATGGTTGCATCTCAGTGACGGCGAATGTTGCGCCCAAGCTGTGTTCGCAGTTCCAGGAGGCTTGCCTTGCGGGCGATTTCGCGAAGGCGCTCGCCTTTCAGGACCGTTTGATGCCGCTTCATCGCGCCATGTTCCTTGAACCGAGCCCGGGCGGCGCCAAATATGCCTTGTCGCTGCTTGGCAAGGTGGATGACGAGCTGCGCCTGCCGTTGATTTCGGTTTCCGAGGAAACGCAGGTCCGTATTCGCAAGGCGATGGTCCATGCGGGCCTGATCGACTGA
- the smpB gene encoding SsrA-binding protein SmpB, whose translation MAPKKSSEQANRKVVADNRKARFNYEIIDTLEAGLELTGTEVKSLRAGKSTIAESYATEHNGEIFLINSFVPEYLQGNRFNHEPKRPRKLLLHRREIGKLLGAIQKDGMTLVPLKLYFNDRGRAKLELAIARGKKLHDKRETEKKRDWDREKGRLLRDKG comes from the coding sequence ATGGCTCCAAAGAAGTCGAGCGAGCAGGCGAACCGCAAGGTCGTCGCCGACAATCGCAAGGCCCGGTTCAATTATGAGATCATCGATACGCTGGAGGCGGGGCTTGAGCTGACCGGGACCGAGGTCAAGTCGCTGCGCGCCGGCAAGAGCACGATTGCGGAATCCTATGCCACCGAGCACAACGGCGAGATCTTTCTGATCAACAGCTTCGTGCCGGAATATCTCCAGGGCAATCGCTTCAACCACGAGCCCAAGCGGCCGCGCAAGCTGCTGCTGCACAGGCGCGAGATCGGCAAGCTGCTGGGCGCGATCCAGAAGGACGGCATGACGCTCGTCCCGTTGAAGCTCTATTTCAACGACCGTGGTCGTGCCAAACTGGAGCTGGCGATTGCGCGCGGCAAGAAGCTGCACGACAAGCGCGAGACGGAAAAGAAGCGCGACTGGGATCGCGAAAAGGGTCGCCTCCTGCGCGATAAGGGGTAG
- the parC gene encoding DNA topoisomerase IV subunit A, giving the protein MGNELIPPNGAGGPEGPDGIEPINLREALEERYLAYALSTIMHRALPDVRDGMKPVHRRLLYAMRLLKLDPGQGFKKCARIVGDVMGKYHPHGDAAIYDALVRLAQEFSQRYTLAEGQGNFGNIDGDSAAAMRYTEARLTETARLLLEGIDEDAIDFRDTYDGLDQEPVVLPGGFPNLLANGSSGIAVGMATSIPPHNVAEICDAALHLIKHPNADVEKLVEFIKGPDFPTGGILVEDPASILEAYRTGRGGFRVQARWEKEETGRGTWVVVITEIPYQVQKSKLIEKIAELLMARRLPLLADIRDESAEDIRIVLEPRSRNVDETLLMASLFKLTDLESRFPLNMNVLSRGQIPNVLSLKDVITQWLDHRKEVLIRRSRFRLGKIEHRLEVLDGYLIAYLNLDEVIRIIRYEDEPKADLMKTFKLSEVQAEAILNMRLRSLRKLEEMEIRTEHDKLSAERDELNALLGSDELQWKKISGEIRAVRKSYGPETELGKRRTDLGEAKEIDLEEIHNAMIEREPITVVVSRKGWIRAMKGHISDTSSLSFKQGDALAFAFPAETTDKLLVFSTGGRFFTLTPDRLPGGRSQGEPIRLMVDMDQDQDIVAVFVHKPGRKLLVAATDARGFVVNEDEVVANTRKGKQVLNVSAGDEAKLCVPADGDHIAVIGMNRKLLIFPLEQVGEMTRGRGVRLQRYRDGGISDAIVFKAEDGLTWSDSSGRSFTRTLDELSDWCGDRAQAGRLPPPGFPRTNKFNTNGL; this is encoded by the coding sequence ATGGGAAACGAGCTGATTCCGCCTAATGGCGCCGGAGGTCCCGAGGGACCGGATGGCATTGAGCCGATCAACCTGCGCGAGGCGCTGGAAGAGCGCTACCTCGCCTATGCGTTGTCGACCATCATGCACCGAGCGCTACCCGATGTGCGCGACGGCATGAAACCGGTTCATCGCCGCCTGCTTTACGCCATGCGGCTGCTCAAGCTCGATCCCGGTCAGGGCTTCAAGAAATGCGCCCGCATCGTCGGCGACGTGATGGGTAAATATCACCCGCACGGCGACGCCGCGATCTATGACGCCCTCGTCCGCCTAGCTCAGGAATTTTCGCAGCGCTACACGCTGGCCGAGGGCCAGGGCAATTTCGGCAATATTGACGGCGATAGCGCCGCCGCCATGCGTTACACCGAAGCCCGCCTCACCGAGACCGCACGGCTGTTGCTGGAAGGCATCGATGAGGATGCCATCGATTTCCGCGACACCTATGACGGGCTCGATCAGGAACCCGTCGTGTTGCCGGGAGGTTTTCCAAACCTGCTGGCGAACGGCTCGTCGGGCATCGCCGTGGGCATGGCGACCTCCATCCCGCCGCACAACGTGGCCGAGATCTGCGATGCCGCCCTCCACCTCATCAAGCATCCCAACGCGGACGTGGAAAAGCTGGTGGAGTTCATCAAGGGACCGGACTTTCCCACCGGCGGCATTCTGGTGGAAGACCCAGCCTCCATTCTGGAAGCCTATCGCACCGGGCGCGGCGGTTTCCGCGTTCAGGCGCGCTGGGAAAAGGAAGAGACAGGCCGCGGCACATGGGTCGTGGTCATCACCGAAATCCCCTATCAGGTCCAGAAGTCGAAGCTGATCGAGAAGATCGCCGAGCTTCTGATGGCCCGTCGGCTGCCGCTTCTGGCCGACATTCGCGACGAATCCGCTGAAGACATCCGCATCGTGCTGGAGCCGCGTTCGCGCAATGTGGACGAGACCCTGCTGATGGCCTCGCTCTTCAAGCTGACGGATCTGGAAAGCCGCTTCCCGCTCAACATGAATGTGTTGTCGCGCGGACAGATCCCCAACGTCCTTAGTCTGAAGGACGTGATCACCCAGTGGCTGGACCACCGCAAGGAAGTCCTGATCCGGCGCTCCCGCTTCCGGCTCGGCAAGATCGAGCACCGCCTGGAAGTGCTCGACGGCTATCTGATCGCCTATCTGAACCTCGACGAGGTTATCCGCATCATCCGCTATGAGGATGAGCCCAAAGCGGACCTGATGAAGACGTTCAAGCTGAGCGAGGTTCAGGCCGAGGCAATCCTCAACATGCGCCTGCGCTCCCTGCGCAAGCTTGAGGAAATGGAAATCCGCACCGAGCACGACAAGCTGTCGGCGGAGCGCGACGAGTTGAACGCGCTTCTCGGCTCCGACGAGCTTCAGTGGAAAAAGATCTCCGGCGAAATCCGCGCCGTGCGCAAATCCTATGGCCCGGAAACGGAACTCGGCAAGCGTCGCACGGATCTTGGCGAGGCCAAGGAAATCGACCTTGAGGAGATCCACAACGCCATGATCGAGCGCGAGCCGATCACGGTGGTTGTGTCCCGCAAGGGCTGGATCCGGGCCATGAAGGGCCATATCTCGGATACCTCCAGCCTCTCCTTCAAGCAGGGCGATGCCCTCGCCTTTGCCTTCCCGGCAGAGACGACCGACAAGCTGCTGGTCTTCTCCACCGGCGGGCGCTTCTTCACCCTGACGCCGGACCGCCTGCCCGGCGGCCGCAGCCAGGGCGAGCCGATCCGCCTGATGGTGGATATGGATCAGGATCAGGACATCGTCGCCGTCTTCGTCCACAAGCCCGGTCGCAAGCTGCTTGTGGCCGCCACCGATGCGCGTGGTTTCGTGGTCAACGAGGACGAGGTTGTCGCCAATACCCGCAAGGGCAAGCAGGTGCTCAACGTCTCGGCAGGCGATGAGGCAAAGCTCTGCGTCCCGGCCGACGGCGACCACATCGCTGTCATCGGCATGAACCGCAAGCTGCTCATCTTCCCGCTGGAACAGGTGGGCGAGATGACCCGTGGCCGCGGTGTGCGCCTGCAACGCTACCGCGACGGCGGCATTTCCGATGCCATTGTGTTCAAGGCCGAAGACGGGCTCACCTGGTCCGACAGTTCCGGGCGCAGCTTCACGCGTACACTGGACGAGCTCTCCGACTGGTGCGGCGACCGCGCTCAGGCTGGTCGCCTCCCGCCGCCAGGCTTCCCGCGCACCAACAAGTTCAACACAAACGGACTTTGA
- the recO gene encoding DNA repair protein RecO produces MEWTDDAIILGTRKHGESSVIAEVMTIAHGRHLGLVRGGRSRKMQPTLQPGNSVRLTWRARLDGHLGNFQMEGLDLRAAGLMQSPIGIHGVQTLAALLRLLPERDPYPNLHAAMEVVLAHMDEAGLAAALLVRFELEMLNELGVGLDLSACAATGVTRDLIWVSPKSGRAVSREAGAPYADKLLALPGFLRRMKGTNVAASATLEELTDAFRLTGFFLDRHIYGPRQLPWPTSREAFLAAMKRALSIS; encoded by the coding sequence ATGGAATGGACCGACGACGCCATTATTTTGGGCACTCGCAAGCATGGTGAAAGCTCCGTCATCGCGGAAGTGATGACCATCGCCCATGGCCGCCATCTGGGCCTTGTGCGCGGTGGACGGTCGCGCAAGATGCAGCCGACCCTCCAGCCCGGAAACTCGGTGCGCCTCACTTGGCGCGCCCGGCTCGACGGACATCTGGGCAATTTCCAGATGGAAGGGCTGGACCTGCGCGCAGCCGGGCTGATGCAATCGCCCATCGGCATCCATGGTGTCCAGACACTCGCGGCCCTTCTGCGCCTGCTGCCGGAACGCGATCCCTATCCCAACCTCCACGCCGCCATGGAAGTGGTGCTCGCACATATGGACGAGGCGGGCCTCGCCGCCGCCCTTCTGGTGCGGTTCGAGCTTGAGATGCTGAATGAATTGGGCGTCGGCCTCGACCTGTCTGCCTGCGCAGCCACCGGCGTGACGCGCGATCTCATCTGGGTCTCGCCGAAATCGGGCCGCGCTGTCAGCCGCGAGGCCGGCGCGCCCTATGCGGACAAGCTGCTCGCCCTGCCCGGTTTCCTGCGCCGCATGAAAGGCACCAACGTCGCAGCCTCAGCCACACTTGAGGAACTGACCGACGCCTTCCGCCTGACCGGATTCTTCCTCGACCGCCATATTTATGGGCCCCGTCAATTGCCGTGGCCGACATCGCGCGAGGCATTTCTCGCGGCGATGAAACGAGCCCTATCAATCTCCTAG
- the era gene encoding GTPase Era, translating into MAPEAEAPEETRAGFVALIGAPNAGKSTLLNRLVGAKLSIVTHKVQTTRAIMRGVAIHDASQIVFVDTPGIFAPKRRLDRAMVDTAWSGAEGADIVALLIDARKGIDDEIAPILKRLAELKRPKVLILNKIDVTKRDELLALASRANAEVQFDQTFMISALDGDGADDLMEYFATTLPKGPWLYPEDQISDLPLRMIAAEITREKLFLRLHQEIPYASTVETTQWKELKDGSARVEQTIYVERDSQKKIVLGKGGATIKAISQGARQDIMAMTERPVHLFLFVKVRENWGNDPERYREMGLEFPR; encoded by the coding sequence CTGGCTCCTGAAGCCGAAGCGCCGGAGGAAACCCGCGCCGGTTTCGTCGCCCTTATCGGCGCTCCCAATGCCGGCAAGTCCACCTTGTTGAACCGTCTGGTCGGCGCCAAGCTTTCCATCGTCACCCACAAGGTGCAGACGACCCGCGCCATCATGCGCGGTGTGGCGATCCATGATGCCTCACAGATCGTCTTTGTCGATACGCCGGGCATCTTCGCGCCCAAACGCCGCCTGGACCGCGCGATGGTCGACACCGCCTGGTCGGGCGCGGAAGGGGCGGATATCGTTGCCCTGCTGATCGACGCACGCAAGGGCATCGACGACGAGATCGCACCTATCCTGAAGCGACTGGCGGAACTGAAGCGCCCAAAGGTGTTGATCCTCAACAAGATCGACGTCACCAAGCGCGACGAACTTCTGGCACTCGCCAGCCGGGCGAATGCGGAGGTGCAGTTCGATCAGACCTTCATGATCTCCGCGCTCGATGGCGACGGTGCCGATGATCTGATGGAGTATTTCGCAACGACCCTGCCGAAGGGCCCGTGGCTCTACCCGGAAGACCAGATTTCCGACCTGCCATTGCGCATGATCGCGGCCGAAATTACCCGCGAGAAGCTGTTCCTGCGTCTCCACCAGGAGATCCCCTACGCCTCCACCGTGGAAACCACGCAGTGGAAGGAACTGAAGGACGGCTCCGCCCGCGTGGAACAGACCATTTATGTGGAGCGCGACAGCCAGAAGAAGATCGTTCTCGGCAAGGGCGGCGCGACGATCAAGGCGATCTCGCAGGGAGCCCGTCAGGACATCATGGCCATGACCGAACGCCCGGTTCACCTGTTCCTGTTCGTGAAGGTGCGCGAAAACTGGGGCAACGACCCGGAACGCTACCGCGAAATGGGCCTGGAATTCCCGCGTTAG
- the rnc gene encoding ribonuclease III — protein sequence MARDNKDGLARLEKQLGHAFSDRGLIQRALTHASALPPARSATENYERLEFLGDRVLGLAVAEMVFETFPKAEEGELARRLNHLVKRETCAEVASELGLGDLMVIGESEAQSGGRAKAALLADICESVLGALYRDAGWAVARAFIESRWRERMLSWSGNQRDAKTTLQEWVQGNGLATPSYKIAERTGPDHAPVFTVAVNVDGMTAGQGTGPSKRLAEQAAAEAVLRREGVWSETDK from the coding sequence ATGGCACGCGATAACAAGGATGGCCTGGCGAGGCTTGAAAAGCAGCTCGGACACGCGTTTTCCGACCGCGGCCTGATCCAGCGCGCCCTCACCCATGCCAGCGCCCTGCCGCCTGCACGCTCCGCGACCGAGAACTACGAAAGGCTGGAATTCCTGGGCGATCGCGTCCTCGGCCTCGCGGTTGCGGAGATGGTATTCGAGACCTTTCCGAAGGCGGAGGAAGGCGAGCTTGCCCGCCGCCTCAACCATCTGGTGAAGCGCGAGACCTGCGCTGAGGTGGCGAGCGAACTCGGCCTTGGCGACCTGATGGTGATCGGCGAGAGCGAGGCGCAATCGGGCGGACGCGCGAAAGCGGCGTTGCTTGCGGATATCTGCGAGTCCGTTCTCGGTGCGCTTTACCGCGATGCAGGCTGGGCGGTTGCCCGCGCCTTTATCGAAAGCCGGTGGCGCGAGCGCATGTTATCCTGGTCGGGCAATCAGCGAGATGCAAAGACCACCCTGCAGGAATGGGTGCAGGGCAACGGGCTGGCGACGCCCAGTTACAAGATTGCCGAACGTACGGGCCCCGATCATGCCCCCGTTTTCACCGTCGCGGTGAATGTGGATGGCATGACTGCCGGACAAGGAACGGGCCCCTCGAAACGGCTGGCAGAACAAGCCGCGGCCGAAGCCGTGCTGCGCCGCGAAGGCGTATGGTCGGAGACCGACAAGTGA
- the lepB gene encoding signal peptidase I — translation MSDVNDKHDQKGGLGETVKIVVQALLLALVLRTFLFQPFNIPSGSMKDTLLVGDYLFVSKFSYGYSRYSFPWGLGPFSGRIFATEPERGDVAVFKLPRDNSTDYIKRVIGLPGDEIQMIDGELYINGTAVKRERLDDYIETDQYGRTQRARRYRETLPNGVSYETLDLTPNASSDNTRVFKVPQGHYFMMGDNRDNSADSRVAGSGVGYVPFENFVGRAEILFFSVENGEPAWMFWKWPWTVRWDRIFTTL, via the coding sequence ATGAGCGACGTGAACGACAAGCACGATCAGAAGGGCGGTCTCGGCGAAACCGTCAAGATCGTTGTCCAGGCCCTGCTTCTGGCGCTGGTGCTCCGCACTTTCCTGTTTCAGCCCTTCAACATTCCCTCCGGGTCGATGAAGGACACGCTGCTTGTCGGCGACTATCTCTTTGTCTCCAAGTTCAGCTACGGCTACAGCCGCTATTCCTTCCCTTGGGGGCTGGGTCCCTTCTCCGGCCGCATCTTCGCCACCGAGCCGGAACGCGGCGATGTCGCCGTCTTCAAGCTGCCGCGCGACAATTCCACCGATTACATCAAGCGCGTAATCGGCCTGCCGGGCGACGAGATCCAGATGATCGACGGCGAGCTTTACATCAACGGCACAGCCGTGAAGCGCGAGCGCCTTGATGACTACATCGAAACCGATCAGTACGGCCGCACCCAGCGCGCCAGACGCTACCGCGAGACGCTGCCCAACGGCGTCTCCTATGAAACCCTCGATCTGACCCCCAACGCGTCTTCCGACAACACGCGCGTCTTCAAGGTGCCGCAGGGCCATTATTTCATGATGGGCGACAACCGCGACAACTCCGCCGACAGCCGCGTGGCCGGGTCCGGCGTGGGCTATGTGCCTTTCGAGAACTTTGTCGGTCGGGCAGAAATCCTGTTCTTCTCCGTGGAGAACGGCGAACCGGCGTGGATGTTCTGGAAGTGGCCGTGGACCGTACGTTGGGACCGCATTTTCACGACGCTTTGA